TGAGGACGTACTCGCGGCCGGTGCGCGTGAGCAGGTCGGCCTCGGCCCGGGCGAGCTCGATGGTGGCCGGCAGGACGTCGACGGCGTCCTCGGTGGTGACGATGACCTCGGTCGGGTCCAGGCCCTTGGTGAGGACGTGGTGGACGGAGAGGTCGAGGTCCTCGGGGTCGATGCCGAGGGAGAAGGTGAGGCACGCCTGCGGGTCGAGGTCGACCAGCAGCACGCGGCCGCCGAGCTCGGCGAGCGCAGCCCCCAACGAGGCGACCGACGTGGTCTTGGCGACGCCGCCCTTCTGGTTGGCGATCGCGAGGATCGTCGGGCCCGAAGTCTTCGCCGCGCTGTTCACGCCGTCATTGTGCCCCAGGGTCCGGTGCCCCTCCCCGACCGTCCGTGGAATGCTGCGCGCATGTCGCGCGTGACCCACCTGTCCACCCGCCGGGCCGCCGAGTCGGCCGCCGCGGGGGCCCACGACCCCGCCCGCCCGATCGCCCTGGTGACCGGCCCGACCGCCGGCATCGGGCTGGCGTTCGCCCACGAGCTCGCCCGTCGCGGCTTCGACCTGGTGCTGGTCGCCCGGTCCGAGGACACGCTGCAGGACCTGGCCGCGCGGCTGCGCACCGAGCACGACGTCGCCGTCGAGGTCCTCGCCGCCGACCTCGGCGACCGCGAGCAGCTGGCACGGGTCGAGGCGCGCCTGTCCGACCGGTCCCAGCCGGTCGACCTGCTGGTCAACAACGCCGGCTTCGGGCTCAAGGAGCAGTTCGCCGACAACTCGGTCGAGGAGGAGCAGGCGATGCTCGACGTCCTCGTGGTCGCGGTGATGCGCCTGAGCCACGCGGCGACCACGACGATGCTCGAACGCGGCTTCGGCGGGATCATCAACGTCTCCTCGGTCGCGGGCTACCTCCCCCGCGGGACCTACGGCGCGGCCAAGGCCTACGTCACCCGCCTGTCCCTGTGGGCCGACGGCACCTACCGCGAGCGCGGCGTGCGGACGATGGCCCTGTGCCCCGGCTTCGTGCGCACGGAGTTCCACGAGCGCATGGACGTCGGCCGCGACTCGGTGCCGTCCTGGATGTGGCTCGACGCCGACAAGCTCGTGCGCGAGGCGCTCGACGACTTCGACGACGGCAAGGCGCTCTCGGTCCCCGACCTGCGCTACAAGGCGGTCACCGCGGCCGCGCGCTACGTCCCGACCGGGCTCCTCACGCGCTTCCAGACGATGGGGCGTCGCTAGCGCGCGGACGCGCCGCCTCGAGTCGTGCGAGCTCCTCCGGCGCCGTGAGGTGGCAGCCGAGGTCGTGACCGACCTTGCCGGTGCCGTGGTGGTCGCTGGCCCCGGTCACGACCAGGCCGAGGTCGCCGGCGATGCCACGCAGCTCCGCGCGCTGCTCGGCGGTGTGGTCCTCGTGGTCGACCTCGACCCCGGTCAGACCGGCCCGCTGCAGGGCGGCCAGGTCCTCGGCCTGCATGACCCCGGCGGACTCGCGCCC
This genomic window from Nocardioides marmoribigeumensis contains:
- a CDS encoding SDR family NAD(P)-dependent oxidoreductase, with translation MSRVTHLSTRRAAESAAAGAHDPARPIALVTGPTAGIGLAFAHELARRGFDLVLVARSEDTLQDLAARLRTEHDVAVEVLAADLGDREQLARVEARLSDRSQPVDLLVNNAGFGLKEQFADNSVEEEQAMLDVLVVAVMRLSHAATTTMLERGFGGIINVSSVAGYLPRGTYGAAKAYVTRLSLWADGTYRERGVRTMALCPGFVRTEFHERMDVGRDSVPSWMWLDADKLVREALDDFDDGKALSVPDLRYKAVTAAARYVPTGLLTRFQTMGRR